The genomic window GACGGGCCGGAAGCCGGGAGGAGGGGGGCAGGAACGCCACAACAGCCAAGATTAGCGATTGTTCCCGCCATCGCGGCCTTACCTCAGCGCCGGGGCCGCAGTCCCCGCCGGATCAAGGCGGCCTCCGCGTGGATGCGCGCCTCGGTGGCGAGCAGATCGGTCTCGGCCTTGTCGGTGCGCATCCGAGCCCTCGTCTCGCGCAGGCTGGGCGTGCGTTTGGTACGGCGTCTCCGGAACAGCATGACGGCTCCTCTCGTCGGACGCCTCGTCCCCGTTCCGGGACGGTCCATGCCCGTCCGGGCGTTGACATGCGTGTTCACAGCCCCAGGGCAGGCTTCGGGAATGCGCGAGCCGCATGGCAAGGTTGTGCGATGACAGGACGATGGCGTCCGCCCCCTTCGAGCGTCAGCACAGGAGCAGTCACCGTGTCGTTGCCACCTCTGGTCGAGCCCGCAGCGGAGCTCACCCGCGACGAGGTCAACCGTTACTCGCGCCATCTGATCATTCCGGACGTCGGGATGTCCGGGCAGAAGCGCCTGAAGAACGCCCGGGTCCTGTGCGTCGGCGCCGGCGGCCTCGGTTCCCCCGCGCTCATGTACCTGGCGGCGGCGGGCGTCGGGACGCTCGGGATCATCGACTTCGACGTCGTGGACGAGTCCAACCTCCAGCGGCAGATCATCCACCGGCAGTCCACGCTCGGGCTGCCGAAGGCCGAGTCGGCCGCCGCGACCGTCCGCGACATCAACCCGCTCATCGACGTGGTCGTCCACAACACGGCGCTGGACCGGGACAACGTCCTGGAGATTTTCTCCGGCTACGACCTCATCGTGGACGGCACCGACAACTTCGCCACCCGCTACATGGTGAACGACGCGGCCGTCCTGCTCGGCAAGCCGTACGTGTGGGGCTCGATCTACCGGTTCGACGGCCAGGCGTCGGTGTTCTGGGCCGAGCACGGCCCGTGCTACCGCTGCCTCTACCCCGAGCCGCCGCCGCCCGGCATGGTCCCGTCGTGCGCCGAGGGGGGCGTGCTCGGCGTGCTGTGCGCGTCCATCGGGTCGGTGCAGGTCAACGAGGCCATCAAGCTGCTCACCGGCATCGGCGAGCCGCTCGTCGGACGGCTGCTGATCTACGACGCCCTGGAGATGAGCTACCGCTCGGTGAAGGTCCGCAAGGACCCCGAGTGCCCGCTGTGCGGCAAGAACCCGACGCAGACCGAGCTGCTGGAGGACTACGACGCCTTCTGCGGCGCGGTGTCGGACGAGGCCGCCGAGGCCGCGAAGGACTCCACGATCTCCGTCCACGACCTCAAGGCGCTCCAGGACCGGGGCGAGGACATCTTCCTCGTGGACGTCCGGGAGCCCAACGAGTACGAGATCGTCTCCATCCCGGGGGCGACGCTCATCCCGAAGGGCGACTTCCTCAACGGGTCCGCGCTGGAGCGGCTGCCGCAGGACAAGAAGATCGTCCTGCACTGCAAGTCGGGCGTGCGGTCGGCGGAGGCGCTCGCGGTCGTGAAGAGCGCGGGCTTCTCCGACGCCGTCCACGTCGGCGGCGGCATCGTGGCCTGGGTCAACCAGATCGACCCGAGCCTGCCCAGCTACTGACACGCGCGACGGCGCCCCTCCCGGCGGAGGGGCGCCGTCCTCTTTTCACCGACTGCGGACGGCGTGCCGCAACCGCCAGGTGCCGGCGAGGCCGAGTCCGCTCAGCGCCACGCCCAGCGCCAGTCCGCCGGACGGTTCCTCGTTCAGCCCGAGCAGGCAGTACGTCAGCACGCCGCTGGAACTCGCCGTGGCGGCCAGGACGCCGGCCGCGCGCACACGCGTCCGGACGGCGGCGCGACGGCCGAACCCGGCCCGGGATGCGCGGGACGCTGCGTGGAGCGTGGCGCGGGTCGTAAGCGTCGCGACGGCGGCGAGGGTGAAGCCGAACGCGGTGGCGAGCTTGAGCAGGCGCGTCGGACGGTCCGCGAGGACGGCCTGCAACTCTTCTGTGCGGACGGCGGCCCGTTCCGCGTCGCGGTAGCGCGCGTGCGCCGACCACACGACGAGTCGCCGCGCGATCCACGGCGCGAGGTCGCCGCACTCCGCCGCCACGAGCCCCGCCGCGACGGCG from Actinomadura rubteroloni includes these protein-coding regions:
- the moeZ gene encoding adenylyltransferase/sulfurtransferase MoeZ, whose translation is MSLPPLVEPAAELTRDEVNRYSRHLIIPDVGMSGQKRLKNARVLCVGAGGLGSPALMYLAAAGVGTLGIIDFDVVDESNLQRQIIHRQSTLGLPKAESAAATVRDINPLIDVVVHNTALDRDNVLEIFSGYDLIVDGTDNFATRYMVNDAAVLLGKPYVWGSIYRFDGQASVFWAEHGPCYRCLYPEPPPPGMVPSCAEGGVLGVLCASIGSVQVNEAIKLLTGIGEPLVGRLLIYDALEMSYRSVKVRKDPECPLCGKNPTQTELLEDYDAFCGAVSDEAAEAAKDSTISVHDLKALQDRGEDIFLVDVREPNEYEIVSIPGATLIPKGDFLNGSALERLPQDKKIVLHCKSGVRSAEALAVVKSAGFSDAVHVGGGIVAWVNQIDPSLPSY